In uncultured Cohaesibacter sp., a genomic segment contains:
- a CDS encoding thymidylate synthase produces the protein MQTYLDLLTHILENGADKGDRTGTGTRSVFGYQMRFDLSEGFPLLTTKKLHLRSIIHELLWFLAGDTNIAYLKANKVRIWDEWADENGDLGPVYGHQWRSWPARDGGTIDQISQLVEQIKRNPDSRRLIVTAWNPADVDRMALPPCHCLFQFYVANGRLSCQLYQRSADVFLGVPFNIASYALLTMMIAQVCDLQPGDFVHSLGDAHLYSNHFEQARLQLTRAPRSLPAMKINPDRRDLFDFVFEDFELTDYDPHPHIAAAVAV, from the coding sequence ATGCAGACCTATCTCGATTTGCTGACGCACATTCTTGAGAATGGTGCCGATAAGGGCGATCGTACCGGAACGGGTACGCGTTCGGTTTTTGGCTACCAGATGCGGTTCGACCTGTCTGAAGGTTTTCCGCTGCTGACCACCAAGAAGCTGCATCTGCGCTCGATCATTCACGAGCTTTTGTGGTTTCTGGCCGGTGATACCAATATCGCCTATCTGAAGGCCAACAAGGTGCGGATCTGGGATGAATGGGCCGACGAGAATGGCGATCTGGGGCCTGTCTATGGCCATCAATGGCGCTCGTGGCCGGCGCGGGACGGCGGTACGATTGACCAGATCAGCCAGCTTGTTGAGCAGATCAAGCGCAATCCGGACAGTCGTCGTCTGATCGTAACCGCGTGGAATCCGGCCGATGTGGACCGCATGGCGCTGCCGCCCTGCCATTGTCTGTTCCAGTTCTATGTCGCCAATGGCCGTCTTTCCTGCCAGCTTTATCAGCGTTCGGCGGATGTTTTCCTCGGGGTGCCTTTCAATATCGCGTCCTATGCATTGCTCACCATGATGATTGCCCAGGTTTGCGATTTGCAGCCGGGGGATTTCGTTCACAGTCTTGGCGATGCCCATCTCTATTCCAACCATTTCGAGCAGGCCCGGCTGCAATTGACGCGCGCGCCACGATCCTTACCAGCAATGAAGATCAATCCGGACAGGCGCGATCTCTTCGACTTTGTCTTTGAGGATTTCGAATTGACCGATTATGACCCGCATCCGCATATTGCCGCTGCGGTGGCCGTTTGA
- the miaA gene encoding tRNA (adenosine(37)-N6)-dimethylallyltransferase MiaA — MVDGVIINADSMQIYDQLSILSARPTAEEMGDVEHRLYGYVDPSERYSVGRWLDDAVEAIRDVRAGGQCPILVGGTGLYFKALLEGLNMVPEVPDTIRTFWEGELDRLASPEALHAILAERDPAMAASLKPADGQRVLRALEILDATGKSLLEWQKSDALRQDPAIAAGAIRLALCPPRELVYEKIEKRFDQMVELGGIREAVHVTSLGLAPELPAMKAIGVSYLADFAEDRIGYDEAIALCKRDTRRYAKRQMTWIRNQMSDWPQFDSAEAAIAHFLIEMKK, encoded by the coding sequence ATGGTTGATGGCGTCATTATCAACGCCGATTCAATGCAGATTTATGACCAGTTGTCCATTCTCTCCGCCCGTCCGACGGCTGAGGAGATGGGAGATGTCGAGCATCGGCTCTATGGCTATGTCGATCCATCCGAGCGCTATTCTGTCGGTCGCTGGCTGGATGATGCCGTCGAGGCCATCAGAGACGTGAGAGCTGGCGGACAATGTCCCATACTGGTTGGTGGTACAGGCCTTTACTTCAAGGCCTTGCTGGAAGGGCTCAACATGGTGCCTGAGGTGCCCGACACCATTCGCACCTTCTGGGAAGGCGAGCTTGACCGGTTGGCCAGCCCGGAGGCACTGCATGCCATTCTGGCCGAGCGCGATCCTGCCATGGCGGCCAGTCTGAAGCCTGCTGACGGGCAGCGTGTTCTGAGGGCGCTGGAAATTCTCGATGCGACCGGTAAATCCCTGCTGGAATGGCAAAAGAGCGACGCCTTGCGGCAGGATCCGGCAATTGCCGCAGGAGCGATCCGGCTGGCCCTCTGTCCGCCAAGGGAACTGGTCTATGAAAAGATCGAGAAGCGCTTTGACCAGATGGTTGAGCTGGGGGGCATCAGGGAGGCCGTGCATGTGACCAGCCTCGGGCTTGCGCCAGAGTTGCCAGCCATGAAAGCGATCGGGGTTTCCTATCTGGCAGACTTTGCGGAGGACCGCATTGGCTATGACGAGGCCATTGCTCTGTGCAAGCGTGATACCCGTCGCTATGCCAAAAGGCAGATGACATGGATCCGCAATCAGATGTCTGATTGGCCTCAATTTGATAGCGCAGAGGCTGCTATTGCCCATTTTTTGATAGAAATGAAAAAATAG
- a CDS encoding ClpXP protease specificity-enhancing factor SspB codes for MSEDLIRYDILAQDALRGVVKTVLTEVARTGLPGEHHFYITFNTQAPGVRISPRLLEKYPDDMTIVLQHQFWDLQANDQAIEIGLSFDGIPEKLYIPYTAIITFIDPSVHFSLQFEIEMEEEDEHGAAEDGLDEDILTVLPPSEEPFSMPEEASDDAPKEKKSASKSEKAKASDKADAADKAKEGAEVVSLDAFRKK; via the coding sequence ATGAGCGAAGACCTGATCCGGTATGACATCCTTGCACAGGATGCGTTGCGCGGCGTGGTTAAAACCGTCCTCACGGAAGTGGCACGCACAGGCCTGCCCGGCGAGCACCATTTTTATATCACCTTCAACACCCAGGCACCCGGCGTTCGCATTTCGCCAAGGCTTCTCGAGAAATATCCCGATGACATGACCATTGTCCTGCAGCACCAGTTCTGGGACCTGCAAGCCAATGATCAGGCGATTGAAATCGGCCTGTCTTTTGATGGCATTCCCGAAAAGCTCTATATCCCCTATACCGCGATCATTACCTTCATCGACCCGAGCGTTCATTTCTCACTCCAGTTCGAAATCGAGATGGAAGAAGAAGATGAGCATGGCGCGGCAGAGGATGGTCTGGATGAGGATATTCTGACAGTTCTGCCTCCGAGCGAGGAACCTTTCTCCATGCCCGAAGAGGCTTCTGACGACGCGCCAAAAGAGAAGAAAAGCGCATCGAAAAGTGAAAAGGCCAAGGCATCAGACAAGGCCGATGCGGCAGACAAAGCCAAGGAAGGCGCAGAAGTCGTTTCTCTGGACGCATTCAGGAAAAAATAA
- a CDS encoding dihydrofolate reductase → MTGSSEPIVVFHYAVADNGVIGKDNDMPWHVSSDLKRFKAMTMGKPLVMGRRTFQSIGRPLPGRTNIVVSKDPDFKAEGIIHVASIDEALDKARAIALADGVDEVAVIGGGSIYNALWGRAGRLYVTHVHSEPEGDTFLPPIDLQVWTCVSREPTIQNEKDSAAMTFAIYDRVLSPES, encoded by the coding sequence ATGACGGGATCCTCCGAGCCAATTGTCGTTTTTCATTATGCCGTTGCCGATAATGGCGTGATCGGCAAGGATAATGACATGCCATGGCATGTGTCCTCCGATCTCAAACGCTTCAAGGCCATGACGATGGGCAAGCCTCTTGTCATGGGACGGCGCACCTTTCAGTCAATCGGGCGGCCATTGCCGGGGCGGACCAATATCGTGGTGTCGAAAGATCCCGACTTCAAGGCTGAAGGGATCATCCATGTCGCTTCCATTGATGAGGCACTGGACAAGGCGCGGGCCATTGCGCTTGCCGATGGCGTGGATGAGGTCGCGGTTATCGGTGGCGGTTCCATCTATAATGCCCTTTGGGGGCGCGCCGGGCGGCTCTATGTGACCCATGTTCACAGCGAGCCGGAGGGCGACACCTTCTTGCCGCCGATCGATTTGCAGGTCTGGACATGTGTTTCCAGAGAGCCGACCATACAGAATGAGAAAGACAGTGCGGCGATGACATTTGCCATTTATGACAGGGTGCTTTCTCCAGAAAGCTGA
- the serB gene encoding phosphoserine phosphatase SerB, translating to MSFTLTLISAPADPAVSADLVAEVQSIISVDTEFAWLMEGVACDFVIPHHRDYANLRAELHAGLAHAPVDVIFQPSKGRKKKLLLADMDSTMIEQECIDELADEVGLKEKVSDITARAMRGEIEFEPALKERVGLLKGLSLDIVDKLFAERITFTPGGKALVQTMKANGAYCALVSGGFTHFTSRVAEMLGFDENRANLLIEKNGLLTGDVGMPILGKDAKLARLNELVKEHKLLPAQTMAVGDGANDLPMIMAAGAGVALHAKPRVAAQAEFVINHGDLTGLLFLQGYKAEEFVLA from the coding sequence ATGTCCTTCACCCTGACCCTCATCAGCGCGCCTGCTGACCCAGCCGTCAGCGCCGATCTTGTGGCCGAAGTTCAATCTATCATCTCTGTCGATACAGAGTTTGCGTGGCTGATGGAAGGGGTCGCGTGTGATTTTGTCATTCCTCATCACCGCGACTATGCCAACTTGCGTGCCGAACTCCATGCCGGACTGGCCCATGCACCGGTCGATGTGATTTTCCAGCCCAGCAAGGGGCGCAAGAAGAAGCTGCTGCTGGCCGACATGGATTCCACCATGATCGAGCAGGAATGCATCGACGAGCTGGCCGACGAGGTTGGCCTCAAGGAAAAGGTGTCCGATATCACCGCACGCGCGATGCGCGGCGAGATCGAATTTGAACCGGCGCTGAAAGAGCGCGTCGGCCTGCTCAAGGGTCTGAGCCTTGATATCGTCGACAAGCTCTTTGCTGAGCGCATCACCTTCACCCCCGGCGGCAAGGCGCTGGTGCAGACGATGAAGGCCAACGGAGCCTATTGCGCACTCGTCTCCGGCGGATTTACCCATTTCACCTCACGGGTGGCGGAAATGCTCGGCTTTGACGAAAACCGGGCCAATCTGCTGATCGAGAAAAATGGTCTTCTGACCGGCGATGTCGGCATGCCGATACTGGGCAAGGATGCCAAGCTGGCGCGCCTCAACGAGCTGGTAAAGGAGCATAAGCTGCTCCCGGCCCAGACCATGGCCGTGGGCGATGGCGCCAACGATCTGCCGATGATCATGGCCGCAGGCGCAGGCGTCGCTCTGCATGCCAAGCCCCGAGTGGCAGCACAGGCCGAATTCGTCATCAATCATGGCGATCTGACCGGCCTGCTCTTCCTGCAAGGCTACAAGGCGGAAGAATTTGTTCTGGCGTGA
- a CDS encoding protease modulator HflC, protein MSVKSVFALVVAAVIAVLLYGSVFLVYPHEQAVVTQFGRIERAVRDPGLYFKTPFIQSVEYLDKRARYLEQSEREVIDSGKKRLLIDSFARYRITDPIIFKRQAKFLSNFESQLNGFMEASLRDVVAEFTFKDIVRDRRDELVELIRKSVDEKTQRLGVALVDYRIRRADLPKENSEAVYRQMQTERQQEANGIRADGEKLSQQIRSVADRNATVIIANAKRDAEIQRGVGDALRNNIFAEAYGKNPDFFEFYRSMKAYETSLANGDTRMVLSPDSEFFHYFNDAGKSPAPLLPKAEETPEAEAAPSADDAAVSSVTTQETAVSN, encoded by the coding sequence ATGTCTGTAAAATCCGTCTTTGCTCTGGTTGTTGCCGCTGTCATTGCCGTTCTGCTCTATGGTTCGGTCTTTCTTGTCTATCCGCATGAGCAGGCTGTGGTAACCCAGTTTGGCCGTATCGAACGCGCGGTGCGTGACCCCGGGCTCTATTTCAAGACCCCGTTCATCCAGAGCGTGGAATATCTTGATAAACGCGCCCGTTATCTGGAACAGTCCGAGCGGGAAGTCATCGACTCGGGCAAGAAGCGCCTGCTGATCGATTCCTTTGCCCGCTATCGCATCACCGATCCGATCATCTTCAAGCGTCAGGCCAAGTTCCTCTCCAACTTCGAGAGCCAGTTGAACGGCTTCATGGAAGCGTCCCTGCGTGACGTTGTTGCCGAATTCACCTTTAAGGACATCGTGCGCGACAGACGCGATGAACTGGTCGAACTGATCCGCAAGAGTGTGGATGAAAAGACCCAGCGTCTTGGTGTGGCTCTGGTCGATTACCGCATTCGCCGCGCTGACCTGCCCAAGGAAAACTCCGAGGCTGTCTACCGTCAGATGCAGACCGAACGTCAGCAGGAAGCCAATGGTATTCGCGCCGATGGTGAGAAGCTTTCCCAGCAAATTCGCTCGGTGGCTGATCGTAATGCGACGGTTATCATTGCCAATGCCAAGCGCGATGCCGAAATCCAGCGCGGTGTCGGCGATGCACTGAGAAACAATATCTTTGCCGAGGCCTATGGCAAGAATCCGGACTTCTTCGAATTCTATCGTTCGATGAAGGCCTATGAAACCAGTCTGGCCAATGGGGATACGCGCATGGTGCTGTCGCCGGATAGTGAATTCTTCCACTATTTCAACGATGCCGGGAAGTCACCTGCTCCGCTGTTGCCCAAGGCTGAAGAAACGCCCGAAGCTGAAGCTGCTCCGAGCGCCGATGATGCTGCCGTTTCCTCGGTAACAACGCAAGAGACTGCGGTTTCCAACTGA
- a CDS encoding DUF4169 family protein — MGSVINLRQARKAKARSQKEKQAEANRARFGQTKEQKTKLRFEADKLRRHLDGHKRETGIQADQSNDGQTDSARTDKESD, encoded by the coding sequence ATGGGCAGCGTCATCAATCTAAGGCAGGCTCGCAAGGCGAAAGCACGCTCGCAGAAGGAAAAGCAAGCCGAGGCAAACCGTGCCCGTTTTGGCCAGACCAAAGAGCAAAAGACCAAGCTTCGCTTTGAAGCGGACAAGCTGCGACGTCATCTCGATGGCCACAAGCGAGAGACCGGGATACAAGCAGATCAGTCCAATGACGGCCAGACTGACAGCGCCCGGACGGACAAAGAGAGCGACTGA
- a CDS encoding DUF2065 domain-containing protein: MSDFLAAFGLVFVIEGFLWAAMPRSMKRMMLEVATIPGSNLRIGGLVAMVLGVLLVWMVRG, from the coding sequence ATGTCAGACTTTCTAGCCGCTTTCGGTCTTGTCTTCGTGATAGAAGGCTTTTTGTGGGCGGCGATGCCGCGCAGTATGAAGCGGATGATGCTGGAAGTGGCGACGATTCCCGGAAGCAATCTCAGAATCGGTGGCCTTGTGGCCATGGTGCTCGGGGTGCTGCTGGTCTGGATGGTGCGCGGCTGA
- the hflK gene encoding FtsH protease activity modulator HflK — translation MPWNNQNGGNGGPWGGGGGGRNGGPWGQGPQNQGPNPPDLEEMIRKGQERLKQVFPGGGGGSGGGSLGLKGIGLLGLGAVAIWMATGFYTVKEGELGVELLLGQPIAVSTSGLNYNLPYPIGRAETVNVDQIRDVTIGSREFSNQRGSVSKRDVPEESLMLTGDENIIDVDFKVQWNIKDPQAYLFNVDSPEIAVKQVVESAMREIVGRNTMDEVQTGDRVAIQLAAKELTQKMLDKYNAGINIVQVQLQGVEPPEQVIDAFRDVQTAKADKVRMQNEAQAYANKVVPEAEGQAAKVLEAANAYREQTVADARGQAQRFTEILGEYEKAPDITRKRLYLETMEQVLSNSDKIILDNKAEGGSGVVPYLPLNELTKKAGN, via the coding sequence ATGCCTTGGAACAATCAGAATGGTGGTAATGGTGGCCCTTGGGGGGGCGGCGGCGGTGGTCGCAATGGCGGTCCTTGGGGGCAAGGCCCTCAAAATCAGGGACCAAATCCGCCAGATCTAGAGGAAATGATCCGTAAGGGACAGGAACGCCTCAAGCAGGTCTTCCCCGGCGGCGGTGGCGGCTCGGGCGGTGGCTCCCTTGGTCTCAAGGGGATCGGTCTGCTAGGGCTTGGCGCTGTGGCGATCTGGATGGCTACCGGCTTCTATACGGTCAAGGAAGGTGAGCTTGGCGTGGAATTGCTGCTCGGCCAGCCGATTGCCGTTTCGACTTCCGGTCTGAACTATAATCTGCCCTATCCGATCGGGCGCGCCGAGACGGTCAATGTGGACCAGATCCGTGACGTGACCATCGGCTCGCGCGAATTCTCCAACCAGCGCGGATCCGTCAGCAAGCGGGATGTTCCCGAGGAAAGCCTGATGCTGACCGGTGACGAGAATATCATCGACGTGGATTTCAAGGTCCAGTGGAATATCAAGGATCCTCAGGCCTATCTGTTCAATGTCGACAGTCCCGAAATTGCGGTTAAGCAGGTTGTTGAATCGGCAATGCGCGAGATTGTCGGCCGCAATACCATGGATGAAGTGCAGACCGGTGACCGTGTCGCGATCCAGCTGGCCGCCAAGGAACTGACCCAGAAGATGCTGGACAAGTATAATGCCGGCATCAATATCGTTCAGGTTCAGTTGCAGGGTGTGGAACCGCCCGAGCAGGTGATCGACGCCTTCCGCGATGTGCAGACGGCCAAGGCCGACAAGGTGCGCATGCAGAACGAAGCTCAGGCTTACGCAAACAAGGTTGTTCCGGAAGCGGAAGGTCAGGCTGCCAAGGTTCTGGAAGCGGCCAATGCCTATCGTGAGCAGACTGTTGCCGATGCCCGCGGTCAGGCCCAGCGCTTCACTGAAATTCTCGGCGAATATGAAAAGGCGCCCGATATCACGCGCAAGCGTCTCTATCTGGAGACCATGGAGCAGGTTTTGAGCAATTCCGACAAGATCATTCTTGATAACAAGGCTGAAGGCGGTTCGGGGGTCGTGCCCTATTTGCCGCTCAATGAACTGACCAAGAAAGCGGGGAACTGA
- a CDS encoding ribbon-helix-helix domain-containing protein: MKKHSVTIAGHRTSISLEDEFWQGLKALAESRNKSLADIIRQIDKERGRNNLSSAIRIAVLDYYKSLIPDSA; the protein is encoded by the coding sequence ATGAAAAAGCACTCTGTCACCATCGCAGGCCATCGCACCTCCATCTCTCTGGAAGATGAATTCTGGCAGGGGCTGAAGGCTCTGGCGGAAAGCCGCAACAAGTCTCTGGCCGATATCATCCGCCAGATAGACAAGGAGCGCGGCAGAAACAACCTCTCCTCGGCAATACGCATTGCCGTGCTCGACTATTACAAATCCCTCATTCCGGACAGCGCCTGA
- a CDS encoding Do family serine endopeptidase — MTLLLHILKLQLTGRRSWRGLLCLVALSYVGMFVLSAALSDGSAVAQEHETRHETKHGPTSVADLAERLTPAVVNISTISLVAAEGAIPIPEVPEGSPFKKFFDDYFDEDMAEMERKQSLQSLGSGFIVDAKGFIVTNYHVISEADRINVKFHDGSNHRAELIGYDNKTDLALLKVEADKPLPTVSFGGASELRVGDWVMAIGNPFGLGGSVSIGIVSARNRIINNGPYDDFIQTDAAINRGNSGGPLFDMFGNVVGVNTAIISPTGSSIGLGFAIPSDITERVVQQLRDYGEARRGWLGVRIQELSVDLAEGLGVSEVRGALITWVDQEGPAFKAGLKSGDVILAYGGHRINRVRDLTRLVADTAAGQMVEIQLARKGQILSQKVVVAQLAEREQSREKPQMLQAEEPAVFGMSLSRLSVQQRRKHRLDGDVEGVFVASVVPDSLADRKGIVAGMIILEVNQEIVASPERLVKRLAELQAAGKSTFLFLVAKPDGGELEFVSIKEAGDGSTTK, encoded by the coding sequence ATGACGCTTTTGCTGCATATCTTGAAATTGCAATTGACTGGTCGCCGGTCATGGCGTGGTCTGCTCTGCCTTGTTGCGCTGTCTTACGTCGGAATGTTCGTGCTGTCTGCTGCTCTGAGTGATGGTTCTGCAGTAGCTCAGGAGCATGAAACCAGACACGAAACCAAACATGGCCCCACCAGTGTCGCCGATCTTGCCGAACGGTTGACTCCCGCCGTGGTCAATATTTCCACCATTTCTCTGGTTGCTGCCGAAGGTGCAATCCCGATTCCGGAAGTGCCGGAGGGCTCGCCTTTCAAGAAGTTTTTTGACGATTATTTCGATGAGGACATGGCCGAGATGGAGCGCAAGCAGAGCCTGCAATCTCTGGGCTCGGGTTTCATTGTCGATGCCAAGGGCTTCATCGTCACCAATTATCATGTCATTTCAGAAGCCGACCGGATCAATGTGAAATTTCACGATGGCAGCAATCATCGCGCCGAACTGATCGGTTATGACAACAAGACCGATCTGGCTCTGCTCAAGGTGGAAGCAGACAAGCCCTTGCCGACTGTCTCCTTTGGCGGGGCGAGTGAATTGCGCGTTGGCGACTGGGTGATGGCGATCGGCAATCCCTTCGGGCTTGGCGGGTCTGTTTCCATCGGGATCGTCTCGGCGCGCAATCGCATCATCAATAATGGTCCCTATGATGATTTCATTCAGACGGATGCGGCAATCAACAGAGGCAATTCGGGAGGGCCACTGTTTGATATGTTTGGTAATGTCGTGGGGGTTAATACCGCAATCATTTCTCCCACAGGTTCATCGATCGGGCTTGGCTTTGCCATTCCATCCGATATCACCGAGCGGGTGGTGCAGCAGCTTCGGGATTATGGTGAAGCGCGGCGTGGCTGGCTTGGCGTGCGTATTCAGGAGCTTTCCGTCGATCTCGCCGAAGGGCTCGGGGTGAGCGAAGTGCGTGGTGCCTTGATCACATGGGTTGATCAGGAAGGCCCTGCCTTCAAGGCGGGGCTCAAGTCCGGTGATGTCATTTTGGCCTATGGCGGGCACCGCATAAACCGAGTGCGTGACCTGACCCGTCTTGTTGCGGATACGGCTGCCGGGCAGATGGTGGAGATACAGCTTGCCCGCAAGGGGCAGATCCTGTCGCAAAAGGTTGTTGTTGCCCAGCTTGCCGAGCGTGAACAGAGCCGCGAGAAGCCGCAAATGCTGCAAGCTGAAGAGCCCGCCGTGTTTGGCATGAGCCTGTCGCGGCTCAGCGTACAACAGCGCAGAAAGCATCGGCTGGATGGAGATGTCGAGGGCGTTTTTGTCGCCAGCGTCGTACCGGACAGCCTTGCGGATCGCAAGGGGATCGTGGCTGGCATGATCATTCTTGAAGTCAATCAGGAAATCGTTGCTTCTCCGGAGCGCCTTGTCAAAAGGCTGGCGGAACTGCAAGCCGCTGGCAAATCGACCTTCCTGTTTCTGGTTGCCAAGCCCGATGGGGGCGAGCTTGAATTTGTTTCCATCAAGGAAGCGGGTGACGGCAGCACCACCAAATGA
- a CDS encoding acetolactate synthase 3 large subunit: protein MTRQMTGAEMVIRALKDQGVDHIFGYPGGAVLPIYDEIFQQEDIRHILVRHEQGAGHAAEGYARSTGKVGVLLVTSGPGATNAVTALADALMDSIPMVCITGQVPTSLIGSDAFQECDTSGITRPCTKHNYLVRSVDDLPRILHEAFYVARSGRPGPVVVDIPKDVQFASGIYHGPSNVSHKTYHPQVKGDLDAIRKAVDMLVNAERPILYTGGGVINSGTEACQMLRELVGLTGFPITSTLMGLGAYPASGKEWLGMLGMHGTYEANMAMHECDVMLCVGARFDDRITGRLDAFSPNSKKIHIDIDPSSINKIVRVDLGIIGDVGYVLEDMVRIWRASGKQNDKQAMATWWEQIKIWRKRDCLAYRPNEDVIMPQYALQRLQEKLKGRDYYITTEVGQHQMWAAQFLGFEEPHRWMTSGGLGTMGYGFPAALGVQTAHPESLVIDIAGDGSVQMNIQELSTAMQHNLPVKIMILNNEHLGMVRQWQQLLHGNRLSNSYVEAMPDFVKLAEAYGAKGIVCDKPDQLDAAIDEMIAYDGPVIFDCRVAKLANCFPMIPSGRAHNDMLFSDEAEDADKIATAIGDAGKKLV, encoded by the coding sequence ATGACACGGCAGATGACGGGTGCTGAGATGGTTATTCGCGCTTTGAAGGATCAGGGCGTAGACCATATTTTTGGCTATCCTGGGGGCGCGGTTCTCCCGATCTATGATGAAATCTTTCAGCAGGAAGATATTCGTCACATTCTCGTGCGCCATGAACAGGGCGCTGGCCATGCAGCAGAGGGCTATGCCCGATCAACCGGCAAGGTGGGCGTATTGCTCGTGACCTCCGGTCCGGGTGCCACCAATGCGGTGACCGCGCTGGCCGATGCCCTGATGGACTCCATTCCCATGGTTTGCATTACCGGTCAGGTTCCGACCAGCCTGATCGGCTCGGATGCCTTCCAGGAATGCGATACATCCGGCATCACTCGCCCCTGCACCAAGCATAATTATCTGGTTCGCTCGGTTGATGATCTGCCGCGCATTCTGCATGAGGCCTTCTATGTTGCCCGCTCCGGACGGCCAGGTCCGGTTGTCGTCGATATCCCCAAGGATGTGCAGTTTGCCAGCGGCATCTATCATGGTCCGAGCAATGTCAGCCACAAGACCTATCACCCGCAGGTCAAGGGCGATCTCGACGCCATCCGCAAGGCCGTTGACATGCTGGTCAATGCTGAAAGGCCCATCCTCTATACCGGTGGCGGCGTCATCAATTCGGGCACCGAAGCCTGTCAGATGCTGCGTGAGCTGGTCGGGCTGACCGGTTTCCCGATCACATCGACGCTGATGGGGTTGGGCGCCTATCCGGCTTCCGGCAAGGAATGGCTCGGCATGCTGGGCATGCACGGCACTTATGAAGCCAACATGGCAATGCATGAATGCGATGTCATGCTGTGCGTTGGCGCTCGCTTTGATGACCGCATCACGGGCCGTCTTGATGCCTTCTCGCCCAACTCCAAGAAGATCCATATCGACATCGATCCTTCCTCGATCAACAAGATCGTTCGGGTTGATCTGGGGATCATTGGCGATGTCGGTTATGTTCTGGAAGATATGGTGCGCATCTGGCGGGCCAGCGGCAAGCAGAATGACAAGCAGGCGATGGCCACTTGGTGGGAACAGATCAAGATCTGGCGCAAGCGTGATTGCCTTGCCTATCGCCCCAATGAAGATGTCATCATGCCGCAATATGCCTTGCAGCGCCTGCAGGAAAAGCTCAAGGGCAGGGATTATTATATCACCACCGAAGTGGGGCAGCATCAGATGTGGGCCGCCCAGTTTCTGGGGTTTGAAGAGCCTCACCGCTGGATGACGTCTGGTGGTCTGGGCACCATGGGCTATGGTTTTCCCGCAGCTCTCGGTGTGCAGACTGCACATCCGGAAAGTCTGGTGATCGATATCGCTGGCGACGGTTCGGTACAGATGAATATCCAGGAACTCTCAACGGCCATGCAGCATAATCTGCCGGTCAAGATCATGATCCTGAATAACGAGCATCTGGGCATGGTGCGTCAGTGGCAGCAGCTGCTGCATGGCAACCGGCTCTCCAACTCCTATGTCGAAGCGATGCCTGATTTCGTCAAGCTGGCCGAAGCCTATGGCGCCAAGGGGATTGTCTGTGACAAGCCCGATCAGCTGGATGCTGCCATCGACGAGATGATCGCCTATGACGGCCCCGTCATCTTCGACTGTCGCGTT